The following coding sequences are from one Eucalyptus grandis isolate ANBG69807.140 chromosome 11, ASM1654582v1, whole genome shotgun sequence window:
- the LOC104427672 gene encoding uncharacterized protein LOC104427672, whose translation MNIKAVHIYPHFLSIRKNEEILLSALKRKGLSLCNFVLLLSAAFLIGGAFVTNDYPQLSSFRRTYSPKILGLHTVNSQHNVTSQCETPCKPRGSETLPRGIVSSTSDLKLRPLWDSHNTKSSNSTNLLAIPVGIRQKDNVDKIVKKFLSSDFLVMLFHYDGNVDGWRDTEWSDHAIHVSAINQTKWWFAKRFLHPDIVSEYAYIFLWDEDLGVENFHVGRYLSIVKEEGLEISQPALDPNKSEIHHQITERDRKSKVHRRIFREMGGGFTCNENSTSPPCTGWVEIMAPVFSRASWRCVWHMIQNDLTHAWGLDYQLGYCAQGDRMKKIGVVDSEYIVHSGSVTLGSVANHEAMGKTVQSTSHQSVPDQPDTRSLIRNESFAQWRIFLHRWRKSIEEDHCWTDPY comes from the exons ATGAATATAAAAGCTGTTCATATCTATCCTCACTTTTTGTCAATTCGGAAgaatgaagagattctgttatcg GCACTGAAGAGGAAAGGATTATCTCTCTGCAACTTTGTGCTCTTGCTGTCCGCTGCTTTCCTCATTGGTGGAGCGTTTGTCACAAATGATTATCCACAGCTTTCTTCATTCCGAAGAACTTATTCTCCG AAAATTCTCGGATTGCATACTGTAAACAGTCAGCACAATGTGACATCCCAGTGCGAG ACACCGTGCAAACCTCGTGGCAGTGAGACGCTACCCAGAGGCATTGTTTCAAGCACTTCGGATCTAAAATTGCGACCTTTATGGGACTCACATAATACAAAG AGCTCAAACTCAACGAACTTACTCGCCATTCCAGTAGGAATACGGCAAAAAGATAATGTAGACAAGATCGTCAAAAAG TTTCTATCAAGTGATTTCCTCGTGATGCTTTTTCATTATGATGGGAATGTGGACGGATGGAGGGACACCGAATGGAGTGATCATGCTATTCATGTGTCTGCTATCAACCAAACCAAGTG GTGGTTCGCAAAGCGCTTTCTACATCCAGACATTGTTTCTGAATACGCTTACATCTTCCTTTGGGATGAGGATCTTGGAGTGGAAaatttccatgttggaag ATATCTTTCAATTGTCAAAGAAGAAGGGCTTGAAATATCGCAACCAGCACTTGACCCGAATAAATCAGAGATCCATCATCAAATCACTGAACGAGATAGAAAATCGAAAGTACACAG GAGGATCTTCAGAGAGATGGGTGGGGGATTTACGTGCAATGAAAACAGTACAAGCCCTCCATGCACAGG GTGGGTGGAAATTATGGCACCTGTTTTCTCACGAGCATCATGGCGCTGTGTGTGGCATATGATTCAG AATGACTTAACTCATGCGTGGGGATTGGATTATCAGCTCGGCTACTGTGCTCAG GGTGAtcgaatgaaaaaaattggggttGTGGATTCTGAGTACATAGTTCATTCTGGCTCTGTTACACTGGGGAGTGTG GCAAATCATGAAGCAATGGGTAAAACTGTACAATCCACCTCACATCAATCAGTACCTGATCAACCCGATACTAGAAGTTTG ATTAGAAATGAGTCCTTTGCTCAGTGGAGGATCTTCCTGCACAgatggagaaaatcaattgaGGAGGATCACTGTTGGACTGATCCATATTAA